Below is a window of Acidimicrobiales bacterium DNA.
GGGCACTGTGCCAACAGCCCCCAGTCACCCGCTGGACTGGGCAGCGTTCCCTTGCAAGCCGTCCTTCCAAGTATGTGACAGCGGGCGTCTGTTGGAAAGGAAAGAAGTTGTCCGAAGTGACGAATTTCCCATCTCGCCCCGCCGCCCTCCGGGCTGGCGTCGCAACCGATAGCTCCCCGCGCTCAGTATGAATGTCGGTACCGCTCGGGCCTAATGCTGGCCACTGCAGTCCCCAGACCCCGCTGCGCGCTTGCTGGACCCTGCTGCTGCGCTGTCTGGGTCGAATCGCCCGAGTCTGAGGCTCCGGGGGTTGTGTCGGGGTGCCAAGATTTGAACTCGGGGCCTCTTGACCCCAAGTGATGACCAGGCCGGGTCAGGGAGGTCCGACTCGTGGCGCCGGGTGCCGTTGAGCAGCTACCTCGCGTCATGGTCGCGACGGCGCTGGCAGCGATACCCGGTCATCGTTCGCCCTCGGCGACTGTCCCAGAACAATCGGCCACACTCTCCGTCGGCGCGTCACCGATATGTGCCGGTCGGGGACAGACGCCACGGAAGCCGAGCGCTCGCCCGCGGGCAACATAGACGTCGCGGGCCTGGGGATCGAAACAGATGGGGTGGTCCTGACCAAGGGAGAGGGTCGCCCCCTCAACGTGGATCTGCCTCATTGCGTCCGCTTGGGCGCCGTCACCTCCCCGATGGGTAAAGGGCAGGTCAGTGAGTAGGGGAGCTCCGGGCGTCCGGGAACGTTAGCGAACACTGGTCCAGGCCAATGTTTCTTAATGTCCCTAGGGGGCCCCGGGGGAGCGAGGGTGTTGACCTCGCTCATCTGAACTGGTCCTTCGCCGCCACGGCGCGCCTTGGCGCCTGTCGATGGATGACGTCTGCGAGATCACCGTGAACAGGCCCGAGATGTCGCGAACGTGCGCGAGAGAGGCAGCCCTGAGCCACTCCGATGTAAACCTCGCCGACGGTCGCGGAGATCACATTGTGTCGGGCGTCAACCTCGACACAATTCTCCCAGGTCGGCAGTGGTCGGAGCCGGCGATCCTTCGACGCGACCACCAGCGGGGTGGCTCCGCGGTCATAACGGCCCACCGCCCCTTTAGACGCCTCCCTCCTGCCACGGCGGCAGGAGGGTCACCCCTGGTCAACGAACCTTCCCCTATGCGGCGCTGGCTGGCTGCCTTGGTCGTCACCTTGGGGGTCACAGCCGTCGCGGCGCCGAACTCAGGCGCCAGCTCGACGTGCCCGACCCCCCGGTGCGTGGACACGGCTGTACCAGTGCCAGCCGGGCTAAACGTGACCGACATCACGTCAGGATCCTCCTGCCCGTCGGCTATGACCGTGGGCATCACCGGTACCCGGTGCTTTACCTCCTGCATGGCGCGGGCGACACCTACACGGCGTGGACAACGAAGACCGATGTCACCGCCTTCTCGGCGGGATTCCCCGTGATAATCGTGATGCCCGATGCCGGCCATAATTCGCTTGCCGGGTGGTACTCGAACTGGTTCGACGGCACTTATCAATGGGAGACGTACCACTTGGGAGTGCTTAGGTCGTGGGTCGACCACCAACTGCGGACAATTGTCGGCGACGATGCCATTGCAGGGCTGTCGATGGGAGGCTTCGGCGCCATGAGCTACGCGGCGCGCCACCCCGGGATGTTTCGGGCCGCCGCCAGCTTCTCGGGCGCAGTGGACACCCAATACGGTGCGCCGGCAAGCGGAGTCGTTTTCGACCAGCTCCGCAGTCAGTACGGTACGCCGAACGAGCAGGTGTGGGGCAATCAGCTGGCCGACGCTTCCACCTGGGCAGCCCACAATCCCACTGCGCTGGCCAGCCGGCTGGCGGGCACGCAGCTGTTCATCGCCTCGGGGACAGGGACGCCAGGTGGCAGTCAGGGGGAGGAGCCGACCAACCCGGGCGGATATGCCCTGGAGAACGGCATCTTCCAGATGAACCTCCAGTTCGTAAGGGCGTTGGACTCAGCGGGTGTACCACACCATGACGACTTCTATTTGGGCGGCATGCACGACTGGCCCTACTGGCAGGCTGACCTGCATTGGGCGCTGCCTCAAATGGTCGCGCTGCTCATGCGCCCGCACTGAGGCGGCGATGCAAACCTCGCTCAGGTTGTCGGAATCTCGTGAATCACCACGAGGTCGCTAGCGGCTAGGCGCCGCCGGACTCCAACAGCGTCCGCATCCGGGTCACCTCGGCTTCGATGTCCCGCTCTAGCCAGCTGTGCAGGAGCGGCTCAAACAAGCGGCCTGCTCCTTTGAAGTTGAAGCTGTAGCGATGGGTCACTCGCACGCCGGCAGGCGCCGGCGCGCAGATGAACTCGCCGTGGAACTCGACGAGTCGATCCCGCCAAGACGGCTCGTTGGTGACGTCGATCCGCTCTCTCGGTGTGAGCCGCATGCGCTGGGTGGCCGGCGCGGGCACGCCTCTAACTCGTGTCCACATTGAGGCGACGACCTCATCGCCGTGACGCTCCAATCGGCGAACTCGCCGAATCTTGTGGTCTACTTGGCGGTAGCGGTCGATGTCCATGACCAGACCGAGCACGTCCTCGGCCGTGGCGTCGATCTCTTGGGTAGCTTCCACGACGAACATGGCCGGCTCCGACACTATCTCGCGTGTGAGACATCGTGGTCGTTGGTGGCCCACGGGCCCGCACGCGTCGAATTGGGGCGACGTCTCCAGGCCCCCCTGAGTTCCTGACAAGGACCTGCGTTGTTGTGTTCGCAGGGGTGCGGGGCTGCCGACGCGCCAGCCCGCCCATAGGATCGAGGGGCATGGGGTCCTTGCCGCGGGTCACCGTCGTCGGGTCGGCGAACGTCGACCTCGTCGCCCGCTGCCAGCGGCTACCGCGGCCGGGCGAGACGGTCAGCGATGCCGTCTTCGAGCGCTTTGCAGGAGGGAAGGGAGCGAACCAGGCCGTCGCTGCGGCGCGGCTGGGCGCCCGTACGAGATTTGTCGGCCGCATCGGAAGCGACGACCTCGTGCTGCGCTCGCTGCAGTGGGAGGGCATCGACACTAGCGGCGTCGTGCGCGACGAGGGGGCGAGCGGCGTCGCCCTGATCCTCGTCGACAGCGACGGAGCCAACGTCATCGTCGTGGCGCCGGGGGCGAACGGGCGCCTCGAGCCGGGCGACATCGACGTGGGGGAGGCTGACGTGGTCATCTGCCAGCAGGAGATCCCTACCCCGGTGATCGCCGCCGCGGCCTCGGGGGCGCCCTTCTTCTGTTTGAACGCTGCACCGGCCCGCGGCCGCCTCGAGCTCGAACCCGACCTGCTCGTGGTCAACCGTTACGAGCACGAGGTTGTCGGCAGTCACAGAGGGCTCGTCGCGCTCACGCTCGGGGCCGAGGGGGCGGTGCTGCTCGAGGCCGGGAAGGAGGTGGCCCGCGCCGCTCCGCCCTCGGTCGAGGTGGTGGACGGCACCGGAGCCGGCGACGCCTTCTGCGCTGCCCTCGTCGTATCTCTTCTCGAAGGTCGGCAGCGCGGAGAAGGCCTCAGCCGGGCCTGCGCCGCTGGTGCGCTTGCCGCCTCGCGCACCGGAGCACAGCCGTCCTTGCCCACAACTGCCGAGATAGACGAGGTGCTCGGCTCATGACCCAGATCATCCTCGACTGCGACCCGGGCCATGACGACGCGATTGCACTGCTGCTTGCCCTCGCCAGCCCCGAGGTCGGGCTGCTTGGCGTCACCACGGTGTCTGGCAATCAGACGCTCGAGAAGACGACCGCGAACGCGATTCGTGTCCTCGACCATGTCGGGCGCGACGATGTCGTTGTCGCCGCCGGGGCGCCGAGTCCGCTCGTTCGCGAACCACACGTCGCCACCCAGGTCCATGGCGAAACCGGACTGGACGGTCCGAGCTTGCCACCACCAGGCCGGGGGCCCGAGCCCGAGCACGCTGTGGACTGGATCGCCGAGGCCCTCGCCGCGGCGCCGACCCCTGTCACCCTCGTTCCGACAGGCCCCCTGACAAACATCGCCCTCTTCCTCGCCCGCTACCCCGAGCTCGAGCCCAAGGTGGAGCGCATCGTATTGATGGGCGGCTCGATCGGGCTCGGCAACGTGACGCCCGCGGCAGAGTTCAACATCTGGGCCGACCCCGAAGCGGCGAATCGTGTCTTCTCGAGCCGACCCGAGGTGGCGATGCTCGGGCTCGATGTGACCCACAAGGCGCTCATGACACAGAGGCACGCCGACCTGCTCGCGGGGGCTGGGCGCGCCGGGAGGCTTGTCGCCGACCTGTACGGCTTCTACGCCCAG
It encodes the following:
- a CDS encoding alpha/beta hydrolase family protein, with amino-acid sequence MRGHGCTSASRAKRDRHHVRILLPVGYDRGHHRYPVLYLLHGAGDTYTAWTTKTDVTAFSAGFPVIIVMPDAGHNSLAGWYSNWFDGTYQWETYHLGVLRSWVDHQLRTIVGDDAIAGLSMGGFGAMSYAARHPGMFRAAASFSGAVDTQYGAPASGVVFDQLRSQYGTPNEQVWGNQLADASTWAAHNPTALASRLAGTQLFIASGTGTPGGSQGEEPTNPGGYALENGIFQMNLQFVRALDSAGVPHHDDFYLGGMHDWPYWQADLHWALPQMVALLMRPH
- a CDS encoding SRPBCC family protein; the protein is MFVVEATQEIDATAEDVLGLVMDIDRYRQVDHKIRRVRRLERHGDEVVASMWTRVRGVPAPATQRMRLTPRERIDVTNEPSWRDRLVEFHGEFICAPAPAGVRVTHRYSFNFKGAGRLFEPLLHSWLERDIEAEVTRMRTLLESGGA
- a CDS encoding ribokinase, with translation MGSLPRVTVVGSANVDLVARCQRLPRPGETVSDAVFERFAGGKGANQAVAAARLGARTRFVGRIGSDDLVLRSLQWEGIDTSGVVRDEGASGVALILVDSDGANVIVVAPGANGRLEPGDIDVGEADVVICQQEIPTPVIAAAASGAPFFCLNAAPARGRLELEPDLLVVNRYEHEVVGSHRGLVALTLGAEGAVLLEAGKEVARAAPPSVEVVDGTGAGDAFCAALVVSLLEGRQRGEGLSRACAAGALAASRTGAQPSLPTTAEIDEVLGS
- a CDS encoding nucleoside hydrolase; this encodes MTQIILDCDPGHDDAIALLLALASPEVGLLGVTTVSGNQTLEKTTANAIRVLDHVGRDDVVVAAGAPSPLVREPHVATQVHGETGLDGPSLPPPGRGPEPEHAVDWIAEALAAAPTPVTLVPTGPLTNIALFLARYPELEPKVERIVLMGGSIGLGNVTPAAEFNIWADPEAANRVFSSRPEVAMLGLDVTHKALMTQRHADLLAGAGRAGRLVADLYGFYAQFHRRHYGWDGAPVHDALAVALVIAPTLFETRHCGLIVDTGPELSRGRTYVDLWGGMGWQPNCHVVVDVNVERFFELLIERIVGLG